The Parabacteroides sp. FAFU027 genome includes the window GAAACTAAAATCGCCTAAAACATCGCTACTATAACCATATAAGTTAAATACAGGATTATTCTTCTGTACTTTATCGTCAAACTGTAGTTCCAGAATACTTTCTGTTGAGTTACCGTTATTAAATACTGTACTGTACATGAGTTCAGATTTAACCAGTTTCAGTTGTTTATCTGCAAGTACACTGTTACAGGTTTCCACGCATTTGTCGTACTGTTGATTCCACAAATAGACATCTGCCAACAAAGCATTTACAGAGTTTAGCGTGAACCGGCCTTTGTTGTAGTTTTCATTTCCAAAGTCAGTCCGTGCATATTGTTGCGCAAATTGCAGGTCTGCGATGATATGAGCGATAAGCTCGGGTTCTTTCGACTTTTCCTTATTAAAGTTCTGAGTATCATCGATGCTGGCATCCTCAATCCAGGGAACCTCCTTGAAGGTTCTTACCAGATAGAAATAGCAAAGGGCTCGAATGGCTCTGGCCTCTGCCTGAACATGATGCAAATCATCTTCGGTGAAGTTTTCATCACGGTCTATTACATATGGAGCATAATACAACAATGTATTGCAATAGTTGATTACACTGTAAAATGAGCCCCAGCTACAGTAGGAATTGGTTGGGCTGATATTTCCCTCCAGCAATCGTTGAAGATCGTATCTTTCATTGGGGATAGAACCGCCATAGGTTAAGTCATCAGAGCGAAGTTCTCCCCAGACGATCATCCTGTAAACATTATCATCCGAAATCAGTCCCCGGTAACAAGCTGCCAGCACGGCATCCACATCAGACTCCGATCGCCAATAATCTTCAAGAATAATCTGGCTTTCCGGCTTTACATCCAACCAGTTGGAACAACTAGTTCCTCCAAAAAGCAATAATACCGACAATGCGATTATATATAATTTACTTTTCATCATTTTCTGCTATAATTAAAATCCTAGTGAGACTCCCAGTGTAAAATCTTTTGTACGTGGCGTGCTTGAGCCATCGGTACTTACCCCCAATGATCCATAACCAACCTCGGGATCTACTCCGGTATATTTTGTAAATACATACAGGTTGTTAAATGTCAGATAGGTCGTTAGCTTGTTGATTCCAAATCTTTTCAACTTGGAAGATGGTACTGAATAGTTAAACGTCAGGTATTTGAAACGAAGGAATGAACCATCTTCCACGTAGCGGTCACTGCCCAACCAGTTGTATCCGTATTTATGTAATGCTCTCGGAATTTCTGTAACATCTCCATCTTTGCGCCATCTCCAGTTAACAGCTGCGCTCTGGTTGTCGTCATAATACATGTTCTCTGCATTCATACGGGCAGCATTGATAATCTTGTTTCCGTAGCGGAAGTTGAAGAACATGGTACATGAGAGGTTTTTATAACGGAATGTAGGGCCAAATCCACCATTGAGTTTCGGATTACTGTTTCCGAGATAAACGATATCGAGCTCATCGATATTTCCGTCATGGTTTATATCTTCATACATGGCATCTCCACCACGGAAACGATATGCACCAACACCTCCTTTTTTGTAGTAATTGAACCACATTGGTAGTGCGTTTCCATCCTGATCCGTCAAAACGTTACCTTTTGCATCACGGGCAACAGGTGCACTTTCGTGAATGACTGTATTTCCCTTGCTATCAGTACCCTTATATTTGTCGTATTGATAAACGCCCTTATATTTAAATCCATAAATAGATCCAAAGGAGTTACCTAATTGAACTCGGGTAAGATACGAACCGTTGGCATAGTTAAACTCACCATTGTAGCTGTTCAGCAAGGTTTGGTCAAGGTCAATCAGTGTATTCTTATAATTGGAGAAGTTACACTTAAAGTCCATACTGAAATCTTTCGTTTTGATAATCTTGGTCGCATAGAAGTTTAACTCCCAACCATTATTATCCATGGTACCACCATTGATATAAGGCAATGTCGTATAACCGGATGATGTCGTGATCGCTACATCTTTAAACAATAAATCTTTTGTCCGTTTATTGTAGTAGTTCAGGTCAAATACATACTTATCGTTTAAGAATCCGAGGTCCATACCATAATTGTAAGATGTGGTAGTTTCCCATTTCAGGTTACTCAAACGAAGAGACAAAGGTCTTACGGCATTCATATCAATATAGCTTCCGTAAGCGTCATATTTACTAAAGTGCAAATATTCGTAGGCTGGCTGGTTACCACTTACCCCCCATGCCGGACGAAGTGCCAGTGTACTTAACCATTTCTGGGTAGGTTTCATAAAAGGCTCATCCGAAATGATCCATTTCAAGGAAACTCCGGGGAAATTACCCCACTTATTGGCATTACCGAACTTGGTACTACCATCACGACGCAAAGTTCCATCAATGATATATCTTGATTTGTAAGCATAGTGACCGCGAGCCATCAAAGCCAACGATCTCCAGGATGAGTGGCTTGAACTACCATCTGCCAGATAACCGAAGTTAGATGCGTCAATTGCTTCACCTGAAGGTAATGAGTACGATACAATACCCTGAGCGGTTGAATTACCTAGGTTAGTCTGGAACGAACCATACAATAAGAGACTATGATCTTTGTTCTCAAAAGTGGGTTGCCATGCAATATTATTATCTGTATAAATAGTAAGACTTTCAGAGTCATAGTTCTCAGCACGGTTCACATTCTTGTCCGACCAATAGAGGTTTGATACCTCCTGCGGTAAAAACATGGTAGTTTTGCTGTTATTGATGTCAAACGATACATACATGTTATATCTTAACATCGATTTCTGTGGATCCATCAGATCATATTGCAAACGGAAAGTCGGCAAAATACGAAATGATTTCAGCTCATTCTTTGCCAGATGAGCCAGTGCAACGGGGTTTCTGAGATCCCTTTGTGAAGCATCCAGTGACGAAGATCTGGGTATATTATAATAGGAGCTTGTATTATTTCCATTTGAATCCTGTGCATAAATGCTAACGTTTGGCATTTTATTGTATGCAATACCAAGTAAATTGTCGTAGTTTCTGCTATTATCCGAATTGGTCAGGGAGAATTCCGAAATAAACTTAATCCGGTCAGAAACCGCATACTCCAAATATGCGCGTGATGAAACAC containing:
- a CDS encoding SusC/RagA family TonB-linked outer membrane protein; the protein is MKFRTAFFILLLIVMLPMRGYSQNGGTTIVQGVVTSSSDGSPLIGVNVTELDANNRVVSGTITDVNGHYVMRVKNMQNRISVSYIGFAKQIRKIDNKRQINIVMQDDSHTFKVVEVKATRKTGQGGYVIPTREVGTAIQTLDMKDVEGLQVSSVDEALQGRIAGLDIVSNSGDPGSGSSMRIRGVTSINGSSEPLIVVNGVPYEVQIDASFDFANSNQEQYANMLSINPDDIQEISVLKDAAASAIWGSKGANGVIMITTKKGVAGPTRVDYTYRYTRTVQPKGLNMLNGDQFTMLMKQSYLNPALDETASNQNEYNYDKNFPEYENYNNNTDWVKAVTQVGNISDHYLTLSGGGDRATYRVSGGFFRQNGTVIGQELSRVSSRAYLEYAVSDRIKFISEFSLTNSDNSRNYDNLLGIAYNKMPNVSIYAQDSNGNNTSSYYNIPRSSSLDASQRDLRNPVALAHLAKNELKSFRILPTFRLQYDLMDPQKSMLRYNMYVSFDINNSKTTMFLPQEVSNLYWSDKNVNRAENYDSESLTIYTDNNIAWQPTFENKDHSLLLYGSFQTNLGNSTAQGIVSYSLPSGEAIDASNFGYLADGSSSHSSWRSLALMARGHYAYKSRYIIDGTLRRDGSTKFGNANKWGNFPGVSLKWIISDEPFMKPTQKWLSTLALRPAWGVSGNQPAYEYLHFSKYDAYGSYIDMNAVRPLSLRLSNLKWETTTSYNYGMDLGFLNDKYVFDLNYYNKRTKDLLFKDVAITTSSGYTTLPYINGGTMDNNGWELNFYATKIIKTKDFSMDFKCNFSNYKNTLIDLDQTLLNSYNGEFNYANGSYLTRVQLGNSFGSIYGFKYKGVYQYDKYKGTDSKGNTVIHESAPVARDAKGNVLTDQDGNALPMWFNYYKKGGVGAYRFRGGDAMYEDINHDGNIDELDIVYLGNSNPKLNGGFGPTFRYKNLSCTMFFNFRYGNKIINAARMNAENMYYDDNQSAAVNWRWRKDGDVTEIPRALHKYGYNWLGSDRYVEDGSFLRFKYLTFNYSVPSSKLKRFGINKLTTYLTFNNLYVFTKYTGVDPEVGYGSLGVSTDGSSTPRTKDFTLGVSLGF
- a CDS encoding RagB/SusD family nutrient uptake outer membrane protein; amino-acid sequence: MMKSKLYIIALSVLLLFGGTSCSNWLDVKPESQIILEDYWRSESDVDAVLAACYRGLISDDNVYRMIVWGELRSDDLTYGGSIPNERYDLQRLLEGNISPTNSYCSWGSFYSVINYCNTLLYYAPYVIDRDENFTEDDLHHVQAEARAIRALCYFYLVRTFKEVPWIEDASIDDTQNFNKEKSKEPELIAHIIADLQFAQQYARTDFGNENYNKGRFTLNSVNALLADVYLWNQQYDKCVETCNSVLADKQLKLVKSELMYSTVFNNGNSTESILELQFDDKVQKNNPVFNLYGYSSDVLGDFSFPATLAYDVQNKYYGAYSPFNYSLSSTLHESANDIRQKDFLNMSLASGGKYYIFKYSGIRRIENINGISSYFYRTNTCNWILYRLSDVMLMKAEALVQMGESNYHEAIKMVNIPYLRANTSNGIVADSLYVTNYPTKSEMEKLVLRERQRELMFEGKRWFDLVRLARREQSTSSLNEYVDHKASTSGASLAVSSLDGLYMPISQSELKANPNLKQNPYYTVSSSSSR